The following are from one region of the Dreissena polymorpha isolate Duluth1 chromosome 2, UMN_Dpol_1.0, whole genome shotgun sequence genome:
- the LOC127868440 gene encoding zinc finger protein OZF-like isoform X1 → MAVSESTLADDFLIGSIKEMCKYMESLDTEVIVLLLKKGSQIVENYGTPVGKRFLQEKSEIVQQFVCYCQRPPETVDSQSEHGGVKNEVTSGNADDHVKGNVCRNHEESVPVVQATLHHKVEENNLLSTTDNCIIETVNQTTKFTCLICCQDFSCKTSYAGHVRTCDLNKSFRCRECDCTFQTENQYVNHKQEHGAGQLFHCNKCDKVYKSKKSLNNHSRSMHTNNRYQCKICGKFFNYSHGLARHEKSHSDIRDYKCSFCDKAFKNKKDRVNHENNMHTKENQYICHLCGKTTASPTVYRNHMRKHEGKPIKLARSCRYCGESMTNYTALVRHIMKLHEQEDLDHKVPLLRRCPVCSKVFPQRSIKIHEDSHVGIKRFTCNCCQRRFSCAPNLQAHLRTVHRDTPMFCAMCSVHFTNRMAWNNHLASHVDSVC, encoded by the exons ATGGCAGTGTCCGAGAGTACACTAGCTGACGATTTTCTGATCGGGAGCATAAAGGAAATG TGCAAGTATATGGAGTCATTAGACACAGAGGTCATTGTCTTACTATTGAAGAAAGGCTCTCAGATAGTGGAAAACTATGGTACACCAGTAGGAAAACGCTTTTTACAAGAAAAGTCTGAGATTGTCCAACAGTTTGTATGTTACT GTCAGAGACCACCTGAAACTGTTGACAGTCAAAGTGAGCATGGAGGTGTCAAGAATGAAGTAACTTCAGGCAATGCTGATGACCATGTTAAAGGAAATGTTTGTCGCAACCATGAGGAAAGCGTTCCCGTTGTTCAAG CCACGTTGCATCATAAAGTGGAAGAGAATAATTTACTTTCTACGACCGACAACTGTATCATAGAAACAGTAAATCAAACTACTAAGTTTACCTGTCTAATTTGCTGTCAAGACTTCTCCTGTAAGACAAGCTATGCTGGCCATGTAAGAACATGTGACCTGAACAAGTCATTCAGATGTCGAGAATGTGATTGCACATTCCAAACAGAAAATCAGTATGTAAATCACAAACAAGAACATGGTGCTGGACAGCTTTTTCATTGTAACAAATGTGACAAAGTGTACAAATCCAAGAAGTCCTTAAACAATCATAGTCGAAGCATGCACACTAATAACAGATATCAGTGCAAAATTTGTGGTAAGTTCTTTAATTACTCGCATGGTCTAGCCAGACATGAAAAATCACATTCAGATATTCGCGATTACAAGTGTTCATTTTGTGACAAGGCTTTCAAGAACAAGAAGGATCGTGTAAACCACGAAAATAATATGCATACCAAAGAGAATCAGTATATCTGCCATTTGTGTGGCAAAACAACAGCTAGCCCTACTGTGTATAGAAATCACATGAGGAAACACGAAGGAAAGCCCATCAAGTTGGCCAGGAGTTGTAGGTATTGTGGGGAAAGTATGACAAACTACACGGCATTGGTGCGGCATATAATGAAACTACATGAACAAGAAGACCTGGATCACAAGGTCCCCTTGTTACGTCGCTGTCCCGTCTGCAGCAAGGTCTTCCCACAGCGCAGCATAAAGATACATGAAGATTCTCATGTTGGAATCAAGCGCTTCACATGCAATTGCTGTCAGCGTAGGTTTTCATGCGCACCAAATTTGCAAGCACACCTGCGAACTGTCCACAGAGACACTCCGATGTTTTGTGCCATGTGCTCTGTACACTTTACTAACAGAATGGCCTGGAATAACCACCTTGCCTCGCATGTGGATAGTGTTTGTTGA
- the LOC127868440 gene encoding gastrula zinc finger protein XlCGF52.1-like isoform X2: MESLDTEVIVLLLKKGSQIVENYGTPVGKRFLQEKSEIVQQFVCYCQRPPETVDSQSEHGGVKNEVTSGNADDHVKGNVCRNHEESVPVVQATLHHKVEENNLLSTTDNCIIETVNQTTKFTCLICCQDFSCKTSYAGHVRTCDLNKSFRCRECDCTFQTENQYVNHKQEHGAGQLFHCNKCDKVYKSKKSLNNHSRSMHTNNRYQCKICGKFFNYSHGLARHEKSHSDIRDYKCSFCDKAFKNKKDRVNHENNMHTKENQYICHLCGKTTASPTVYRNHMRKHEGKPIKLARSCRYCGESMTNYTALVRHIMKLHEQEDLDHKVPLLRRCPVCSKVFPQRSIKIHEDSHVGIKRFTCNCCQRRFSCAPNLQAHLRTVHRDTPMFCAMCSVHFTNRMAWNNHLASHVDSVC; encoded by the exons ATGGAGTCATTAGACACAGAGGTCATTGTCTTACTATTGAAGAAAGGCTCTCAGATAGTGGAAAACTATGGTACACCAGTAGGAAAACGCTTTTTACAAGAAAAGTCTGAGATTGTCCAACAGTTTGTATGTTACT GTCAGAGACCACCTGAAACTGTTGACAGTCAAAGTGAGCATGGAGGTGTCAAGAATGAAGTAACTTCAGGCAATGCTGATGACCATGTTAAAGGAAATGTTTGTCGCAACCATGAGGAAAGCGTTCCCGTTGTTCAAG CCACGTTGCATCATAAAGTGGAAGAGAATAATTTACTTTCTACGACCGACAACTGTATCATAGAAACAGTAAATCAAACTACTAAGTTTACCTGTCTAATTTGCTGTCAAGACTTCTCCTGTAAGACAAGCTATGCTGGCCATGTAAGAACATGTGACCTGAACAAGTCATTCAGATGTCGAGAATGTGATTGCACATTCCAAACAGAAAATCAGTATGTAAATCACAAACAAGAACATGGTGCTGGACAGCTTTTTCATTGTAACAAATGTGACAAAGTGTACAAATCCAAGAAGTCCTTAAACAATCATAGTCGAAGCATGCACACTAATAACAGATATCAGTGCAAAATTTGTGGTAAGTTCTTTAATTACTCGCATGGTCTAGCCAGACATGAAAAATCACATTCAGATATTCGCGATTACAAGTGTTCATTTTGTGACAAGGCTTTCAAGAACAAGAAGGATCGTGTAAACCACGAAAATAATATGCATACCAAAGAGAATCAGTATATCTGCCATTTGTGTGGCAAAACAACAGCTAGCCCTACTGTGTATAGAAATCACATGAGGAAACACGAAGGAAAGCCCATCAAGTTGGCCAGGAGTTGTAGGTATTGTGGGGAAAGTATGACAAACTACACGGCATTGGTGCGGCATATAATGAAACTACATGAACAAGAAGACCTGGATCACAAGGTCCCCTTGTTACGTCGCTGTCCCGTCTGCAGCAAGGTCTTCCCACAGCGCAGCATAAAGATACATGAAGATTCTCATGTTGGAATCAAGCGCTTCACATGCAATTGCTGTCAGCGTAGGTTTTCATGCGCACCAAATTTGCAAGCACACCTGCGAACTGTCCACAGAGACACTCCGATGTTTTGTGCCATGTGCTCTGTACACTTTACTAACAGAATGGCCTGGAATAACCACCTTGCCTCGCATGTGGATAGTGTTTGTTGA